The DNA region CGTGGGCAGGAACTGCTGGAGCAGGCGGCTGTGGAGTTCGAGCGCGCGTGGTCCAAGCTCGGCGACCGTCCGATTGCGGTCGTCCGGATGTGGGGTGAGGCGCCCACCGACGTGGAGGCGCTGACGGACGGCCTTGTCATCCTGGGGCTGGAGAAGGCCGTCTCCGCGGACAAGAGCGATCCGGAGCTTCTCCGCAAACTCGCATCGCGCAGCACCCTCACAGTCTTCGACGAGGCTCATCAGATCATCGCGCCGACCTACCAGCGAGTGGTGGACGCCCTCACCATCCGCCCCGATGCCAGCTTGCTGGGCCTGACGGCCACCCCCGGCCGGACCTGGGCGGACGTCACGCAAGATGAGCGGCTGTCGGACTTCTTCGCCCGCCAGAAGGTCATGTTGCAGATCGACGGATACAGCAACCCGGTAACCGCCCTCATCGAACAGGGCTACCTGGCCAAGCCCATCATGAAGACCGTCGCCTCCGAAGCCGGCCTGCATCTGTCCGCGCGCGATCAGCAGCTACTCGCGAAGTCCTTCGACATCCCGTCGGAAATCATCGCGTCGCTGGCCAGCGACGAGCAGTGGAACCTCAAGGTCGTTCAGACCGTGCTGGAGCTACTGGAACGCCAGCACCGCAGGATCCTGGTATTCGCGGCCTCCGTTGACCATTGCCGCCTGATCGCTGCCGTCCTGTCAGCGCTCGGCCTCGATGCCGACTTCATCACCGGCGAGTCCTCTGCCCGGCACCGGAACGATGCCATCAGACGCTTCAAGGGCGCCGGCCGACGCCCCATGATTCTGTGCAACTTCGGGGTCCTGACCACAGGCTTCGATGCCCCGGCGGCCAGTGCTGCCATCATCGCCCGACCGACCAAGTCGCTGGTCCTGTACAGCCAGATGGTCGGCCGGGTCATCCGCGGCCCCAAGGCCGGCGGAACCGCCACCTGCGAGATCGTCACCGTCGTCGACCCGGAGCTTCCCGGGTTCGGAGACGTGGCCGAGGCA from Streptomyces sp. NBC_00258 includes:
- a CDS encoding DEAD/DEAH box helicase, translating into MAVDAEKLVSNQTDREELLRLLPADKQTELAQRLGTDGAGTDALVYLNGLKWASEQQRELLEFFGFSVDRAPALPPLFRQDSEPEYGLFPHQRRAAARVKELLYDGPRRVVLHLPTGVGKTRTGMNLIADHLRQHEPTLVVWLARGQELLEQAAVEFERAWSKLGDRPIAVVRMWGEAPTDVEALTDGLVILGLEKAVSADKSDPELLRKLASRSTLTVFDEAHQIIAPTYQRVVDALTIRPDASLLGLTATPGRTWADVTQDERLSDFFARQKVMLQIDGYSNPVTALIEQGYLAKPIMKTVASEAGLHLSARDQQLLAKSFDIPSEIIASLASDEQWNLKVVQTVLELLERQHRRILVFAASVDHCRLIAAVLSALGLDADFITGESSARHRNDAIRRFKGAGRRPMILCNFGVLTTGFDAPAASAAIIARPTKSLVLYSQMVGRVIRGPKAGGTATCEIVTVVDPELPGFGDVAEAFTNWEDVWETA